Sequence from the Nerophis ophidion isolate RoL-2023_Sa linkage group LG10, RoL_Noph_v1.0, whole genome shotgun sequence genome:
aataaatactgataacgttgaggaatgctcatcaaacacttatttggaacatcccacaggtgtgcaagctaattgggaacagttgcaGACATCCAGCGACATTTTGAGCAGCTTTTTGACAATGAGACGGAGCCCCAGAAGACCCCTGATCCTCAAAAGAAGAAAGCTGCCCTTTCAGCAAAATGACCCACCATCAAGAAGCCCCAAGGAGGCGGCAAAGTTACCTTCCACTCAGCCCTTCCCTGACGGCATCCGCATCCTGGATCACCCCAGCCTGCCCAACACGCAGGTGGTGATCATTCCCAAAAGGGCTGACCTGCAGAGCGTCATCAAGGCTCTCACTTTGAAAGGCAAAGAGCGCGGCGCCCAGGGCCGTAACAAGTTCATTCTTCTGGGGGAGAGTGGCGCCCTGGACAGTGGCTGTCTTTACCAGGCTAAGACGGTGGATGACTTTACGGGGAGTGCAGCCAAACAGCAACAAAGTGGACTAAACTCCACGCATGGTACTGCTTCcattgaaatcaaacaatgtaggGACTTTATTGCTTCATTTCTGGCACGCTCAAGCTTGTCGCATTCATGTTTGCTTCTTGTTGTGTTGCAGTTAAAAAGGAAGAGGGTGGCGTCCCTTTTGATGACAGCCTTACTAGCATGCAGTGGCTGGAAAGGAGCGATGCCTTTCTAGCCGGACATGACGCTACGGATGTCAATAAAGAAAACCAAAAGACTCTTCAGGTCAACTGTGGGATCTAAGTGTGCTTGTTAAGAAAGACACTGATGACGCCACCGTGTCCACTTCCTGTCTTCCCACAGTTTTCGGATGCAGACGCCGCCCCCGAGGAGCCCGAGTGCGAGAAGCCACCGTTCTCCTACATGACCATGATCCAGTTTGCCATAAACAGCCGCAGGGACGGACGCATGACGCTGAGCGAGATCTACAAGTGGCTCCAGGATCATTTCCTCTTCTTTAGGGATGAGACTCGGATGCACGGATGGAAGGTGAGTGACAACTTCTATAACGAGGAATTAGTGGTCTGAAGCACTCACTCAGTTTTTGTGTTGCTTTTTCCAGAATTCCGTGCGTCACAACCTCTCCATTCACAACATGTTTCTACGGAAGCCCACGCCCAACGGCAAAATTTCCTTCTGGACCATTCGGCCGGAAGCCAACAGAGGTCTCACCCTGAACCAGGTGTACAAGGTAGACACACTAAATGGACAATGACATACAGGTAGACCTTGTGTTGTGGGGTTTCATGGTAAAAAATGCACTCTCACAAATTATTTACACTGTAAAAAGTGAAAACAACTTTAGTTCCGTGTGCGCAGCGGAAGAATATGTAGGCAGAGTCACACAGTAGTGACTCAGTTTTTGTGCAGCCCACCTTTTATATGGTTTGGTAAATGTCGGCAAAATCAAAGGTTCCACTTATTTTTAGCATGAGGAAATGAATCTCAAACAATTCTGTACACCTCGATATAGGgtaagggtgtcaaactcattttcattgagggccacattgcagttatggttgccctcagagggccacgtTTTACAATGactaatatatgaatatacatgtgtatatatatatatatatatatatatatatatatatataaaatacaataacaatatatttttttacataggctgcaaaaaatataaacattttacctaaataactggcagctcagtctccagaattttacagtaaaagcagtgggtttttacagcatataaaaaaaatgtattaaatggaATGTAATgtaaaacaataccactgttttaagCGGTAAAATTCCATCATCAGAgatgacaggttttttttttaccgtaaaatcttttttaatgttttttttttgttttttagtgttttagtgtcttactccatatggaaaaaaaacactactaaagttgattttatggtaaaaaaaactcaGTCAGCGGAGTTTAACAGTAAAATGTATTGTCTATTTTACAGTCGACAATTTGATAACTTGTTTTGGAATCATAAGTCAAGAagatatttacatttatttttgggatacatgataaaataatatttagatttatgataatattgaattttaaaagatatgcaattgcatgcgatgcatgatttttaatgtcaaaagggataTAACAAACATATTTAGTGAGAAAAGattagttaaagttaagttaaagtaccaatgattgtcacacacacactatgtgtggtgaaatttgtcctctgcatttgacccatccccttgttcaccccctgggaggtgagggctcggagtagtgggcagcagcggtaccgcACCCGGGtctaatttttggtgatttaacccccaattctaacccttaatgctgagtgccaagcagggaggtattgagtcccatttttatagtctttagtttgactcggccagggtttgaactcacaacttaccgatctcagggcggacactctaaccactaggccaccgaatAAGTTAGGcattttattaacacattatttccaggctttcgcgggccacataaattaatatggcgggccaaatttggcccccgggccttaagttTGACACTGATGTAGGGTGTTGATCTTGTTAGGCCATGCCCTCCCTCGTCACACATAAGCACTTCCATATTAAACCCAATATTCATTCAACTTTTACAGCCTGGAGTTGGAAAACAGGTGGAGAAATCATTTGTTCATAATACTCATTTGCCAAGTCAATGTGCACACAGTGTATTTCTACATGCATGTTTTTAATCTGGTGCAACAAGTTTGgcacattttgttttatttagaatATATCTAAGAATATTTTCTTTTTAGAGATATTTACGTTCAGTACCTACAGAATTTCGCACCAATTCTCACAAATGATAAGCTCCCTCGTTACTTTGTCCCATCCAATTTTGCGCACATTTTTAGCCAATTTTCGCCAATTGAATTTGCCTCTAAGGTCTTCTCAAACGAGCATATCAATGTTCTAATCAAAACTCATCTTTTTTTCTTGTGTAAACAAAGCAAGAACAAAAACATAGAACAATATATCATCTCTTTACGACTAAGTTAAGCCGCACAATTGTCGCCCTCTCAATAGCTCAGACCTACTGCACATCCGGTTTCTGTCAACGACTCTACAAAGCCTTCTAGGTAATGTAGTATAGAAACATTAAACCACACACTGGCCTGTTGATTTCCAAGTTTAGAAAGATAGATACACTTTATTGTCTGTTCCAACACATACAGAATTTCTCCTTTGACAGGCtcaacaataaaaacaacttgCATTAATAACAAAAAGCAAAGTGCATTGAAAGAGGactgttaaaagtaaacagattctaaaatgtttatttatcccTTACCTTTTGCAGAATTAGGCAATTAGGAACAGATTTTCATTTGCGATGCTGACCGACAAAAGAAACAATTTACAAGACAGAGTTGTTGATGTGggatgataatctctcattgtctttcatttaccaacaaaaaataACACAATAGATCACtttcaacagttcacaaatgctttTAATGCATTGTGGTGAATATATGGAATATCAATAAATGTTAAAGATCGATAAAAActtttaaaatgtaaaacatgGAGAATGCCTGCTACTTTTGGAAGACCAAGCAGAGCACCGCCAAAGGATGTCTTCGGTGCTGCTTCTTTctgtaatattaaataattagtaCTAGTTTTAGTTTAGAAAATTACTGTACATTAATTTCACATTCAGCCCTGAGTAtttgcttttactgccatctagtgtttaCTTTTAAGTGTGCAGTATAAAACGAGCAAAATGGagtacagtatttgttttccaatttgTGTTGCAATTCTGTGCTTTTTGAGGTCAAGGTTACAATATAAGGATAATAAAttaatgaaatatttaaaaaagtaagcCTCAAAAGACTGCAACTTTTGCCGCAACTTTTTGAAAAACTTGCCGCAAGTTCAGGTATTTTAGGCCAACAATCCAAAAAAAAAGACCGCAAAATTTTGGAGGGactgtattttaaaaatgtatacaataattgttttaataattaaaaatactgttttttaaaatgtagttTTACTCTTTTGTACTAATCAACCTCCACTGGACGAAGTAATTAACAACGCCATCTCCCACATCATCAgtcttgtttttttattacagtgaagtgaattagaatcaccacaaatgattcctaggcgcggcaccgctgctgcccactgctccccactgctcccctcaactcccagggcgTGAACAAggcaatgggtcaaatgcaaaggacaaatttcaccacacctagtgtgtgtgagacaatcattggtactttaactttaatttaaaccagtgtgggtagcactgggagcaggtgggtaaggtgtcttgcccaaggacacaacggcagtgactaggatggcagaagcgggaatcgaacctggaacccccaagttgctggcaaggccacactaccaaccgagctatgccgcccctaagaACAAGAACCCTCATTCATCACTGTTAATTGATTAACAGGAATTTACGCAAAGTAggaaatattaattatatatttaatatttcatagctcaagtatttttttaaactatttacgTTATGAGATCCATCcggacatgaaataacacccacttAGTTAGCTTTACACTCTTTTTATCCGTTTAAGCCAATATGGATTTGCTACCtgaagctgagccaatcagtaGCCGAGATGATGATCAGCTCGCTCTGATTcctatttttttcataattaaaaatgcataattttgtAGACAATGCTTTAGAATATCTGCAAATGAGTCAAGATGCAAACCTTGGCGCGTGATCTGGCGAGGAGCGATTGTACTTTGTGTTCTTAAAAACTGGTGATATTTGTAAGATCCTCCAATGTTGAATAAAATGTCCTGTCTTGTCATTTGCTTCACGCTGACCTCCGTACCGTTTCTCCCGCAGCCCGGCTGTGCCCCTGTGCCCACCCCTTATGCCAGGCCCATGCCTTCATTCCCCCAACAGGTAAGACAATACTTTTTTGCTTTATATGACTTTTgttaaatgcacctggggatagattgattggcaacactaaattagccctagtgtgtgaatggagtgtgaatgttgtctgtctatctgtgttggccatgcaatgaggcggcgacttgtccagggtgtacagcgccttctgcccgattgtaggtgagataggcaccagcgccccctgcgatcccaaagggaacaagtggtagaaaatggatggatggatggactcttgTTAAAGTGGTGTATTGTCGTATTAAAGATGTGAACATCCCTCCTTTGTCGAGTGTAAAAAGTAATGCACGCTGCTtggttgtttgttttgtttcatgGCAGCAAACAGTTGATGAGGACAGGAGATGCCAGACTGGCGTTGGTGAGTCAAGTGACATCAGTGAAAAATATGAAAGATGTCAAATTGTAATGTAAAAAATTATTAATCACAGTTTACAAATTAATTACGGTAACTATGTTTCAAACACATCCATTGTTACTGTATTGTACTAAGAGAAATatacgtatttatttattaaatgtatattCGCTCTGATTTTTTCCCCCCGTATACATTCAGAGAGGCGGATGAAGCTTCTGCCCCTTCCAACACCTTCCAACATAGTCCCCATCCAGCTCCCTGTCAAAACCTTTTCCTCCTCCTCGACAGCACACACGCCGCCTCCTTATAGTCCTCCTAAAGCCAAGAGTTCAAGAAAAGCTCCCAAGGTGAATTTTTTTCTCTGCAAGAGTTCAAGTAATCATCAATGATGTGATTACTGATGTGACCAACAGGTGTCGCAGAGCAACCATGGCGACGCTCCATGCAGCAAAGTGTCCGGAGAAGAGGAGATAACTGAGCTGCTGAATGTTGCCGTCAAGCGAAAGGGTCCCAAAGCGCTGGCAGAGAAACCTGCAAAGGTGTCCAGACGGAAGCAACATCTTGTCCACTCTCTGCACGACGAGCCCGTCCTCATCTACTCGGAACGCTCTGACTTTGACTCCGGTATCGCCACCTCGCCCACCCTCCTGGACGAGCAGGACGCCGATCCAGACCCAGAGGAGCATCGCAGTCCCGACCGGCACTTCTCCTACAAGACCCCCATAAAAATCAGCCGCAGCCGCCTGACTTCCTCCACGCCCAGCAAGCCCCCCTCCGGCGTCCAAGCCGAGCCATGGAAGGTCACCCCCTTGGGGAAAGAAGGCTGCAGTGTTCTGGACTTCAGCCCCATCCGCACGCCCATCGGCCCCGCGGTCACGCCCATGCACGACTACACCACCTTCAGCCTGAACAGCACCCCCTTTAAGGACTGGGGCATCTTCTGCTCCCCGGCCACCTCGCCGAGCAAGTGCCGGGAAAGCGGCTGCTCCCGAGAGCTGCTCCTGGCCGGCGGCGCAACGCCTTCCAAATGCTCACTTACCGAGGGTCTCATCCTGGACACCATGGATGACAGCCTGAGCAAGATCCTGGTGGACCTCAGCTTTGGCCTGGAGGACGACAACCTGCAGTTGGCTGACGTCAGCCTGTCAGACATCATCCCTCAGCTCAAGTAGCTTGACTTACTACACGAAGAACCGCAAAGACGATAATACATAACTGTCGCGTCATCCATATTTAACTTTTATGCTTCCAGCTTTGCTCTTCTTCACTTGTGGTTCAACCTTTAGTCACTTTTTGTCTGGGGGGAAAACTGCCTTAATGACACTTTTTTGTTGTTCCTTTGTCAATAGAGGATATAGTTTGTGTAATTGTCACCCCCGCGACCCagagagagacaagcggtaggaaatgaatggatgtatgttaATTTGCACACGGTCTTATTTAATTCTGTTTCTTTATGGTGTGAAAAAACCAGCACGATGCTTCCAGGGGTCAGTTCTGGAATGGGACTTTAGAAGGCAGTGCAGGTTTGTTAGCaagaagatatttaaaaaagaaaatactcctattactactacatattataatatattaGCAATAGATGGATGGTTAGATCAATAGATGGATCTTTTATTGTCAGTGCACGAGTACAACAAGATTTAATTTTCAGCACGAACCCGTTGAAAATTAAGACCCATtgtacagggtgacagaacagaaCTCCACTTACAGACTCGTACTAGTGCAACAATCCATGCAGTGACACCTGGAAACACTAAATAATTCTGTCCTTTGTTTTTTAAACGTCGTACAATAAATGTGTTGGCGTCTGCGCTTTCAAGCACAATTGTGTGTCGTGTTCGTTAATGGTGGCTTGTGGGATTGCATAACGCCaatttacagttgtttttttacatttaacaatTTCAATGTCAAAGAAAATGTATTGTCAATAAAAATGATTGTGTCTTCTGTGTCCTCAGTAGGTCTTCACCTCCTGCTGAGCCACTTCGAGTAGGATCTGAAGCTGCTTGCTGCAGTAATCTGGGAACAAAGAGAGCGGAAAACTGTGAGCGCATCTAATCTTTATATTCATGTCCTCTTGATTTTTATAACATACATGCAATGGTACCTTGGGGTACATACTGCATCACACAACTATTCATCAAAATGGTATCCCTCAAGAAAGTTATGCTTAGCACCCCCCAAAAAGCACAATTTTACCATGTAACTTGCCTTTTGATAAAGAacaacttttagataagaaatattgtacaaaaacaatacaatacaatttaGTAGAAACAACTACAGAGTTTTTATGAAGTAACTTAATAATGTACAGGATTTCCCTACAAGAGTGGATCTTTGCGGCATCCCCTTCCTGCTGCTTtttcgtcaaacacaccatcagcggcTTTTCCATATAACGGATAAATGTCAGCAGTTTAGATATTCTTTTAAGCATtatcgactcattctgcttcagtatggtgcagactaacaGTGTTATGCTCCAACTGCTTTACCAATTTAGCTAGTTACAGACTGTAATGATTttaattataaatgataaataaatgggttgtacttgtatagcgcttttctaccttcaaggtactcaaagcgctttgacattacttccacatttacccattcacacactgacgaagggagctgccatgcaaggtgccaaccagcacccatcaggagcaagggtgaagtgtcttgctcaggacacaacggacgtgaccaagttggtactaggtgggatttgaatcagggaccctcgggttgcgcacggccactcttccactgcgccacgccgtccctactcaCTTTgttccttcccatggttggaaaaacaatgTTATGTCAATCTCGAGCTATAAGATAATTATATGGAATACATTTTGGCTGGATCTTTCAGGGTTTACTGTGACATCCATTGTTCAAATAGCAGTGGGGTGGCTCGTAACCTCCCCAAAATTatgtctttctttaattcaatatataaaaaacacttctTTTCAGCACTGTCATTGATATTtacatgaacaaaacaatgtGTTGATGTCACAATAGgtcttgggtatttttttttataattttacaaCAAAACTGAGATCTTACCTGTTTAAAACTTTCAATGGTTTATACACAGAACATTGAAAAATGgtactattgttatttttatggtaaaaatgtGCTTTTACCGTAAagtttcacacttttttttttttttttttttttacagtgcctaCTCACTTTCTttcttcccatggttggaaaaacatAGTTATGTCAATCTCGAGCTATAAGATAATTATATGGAATATATTTTGGCTGGATCTTTCAGGGTTTACTGTGACATCCATTGTTCAAATAGCAGTGGGGTGGCTCGTAACCTCCCCAAAAAATGTAAGCTTGTACCACGGTATTGGTTGTTTTACTCTGTATTAGCTCCCCCTGCACACAATAGTACGAAACCACTCACTGAATATCCGTC
This genomic interval carries:
- the foxm1 gene encoding forkhead box protein M1 isoform X2, whose protein sequence is MRRSPRRPLILKRRKLPFQQNDPPSRSPKEAAKLPSTQPFPDGIRILDHPSLPNTQVVIIPKRADLQSVIKALTLKGKERGAQGRNKFILLGESGALDSGCLYQAKTVDDFTGSAAKQQQSGLNSTHVKKEEGGVPFDDSLTSMQWLERSDAFLAGHDATDVNKENQKTLQFSDADAAPEEPECEKPPFSYMTMIQFAINSRRDGRMTLSEIYKWLQDHFLFFRDETRMHGWKNSVRHNLSIHNMFLRKPTPNGKISFWTIRPEANRGLTLNQVYKPGCAPVPTPYARPMPSFPQQQTVDEDRRCQTGVERRMKLLPLPTPSNIVPIQLPVKTFSSSSTAHTPPPYSPPKAKSSRKAPKQVSQSNHGDAPCSKVSGEEEITELLNVAVKRKGPKALAEKPAKVSRRKQHLVHSLHDEPVLIYSERSDFDSGIATSPTLLDEQDADPDPEEHRSPDRHFSYKTPIKISRSRLTSSTPSKPPSGVQAEPWKVTPLGKEGCSVLDFSPIRTPIGPAVTPMHDYTTFSLNSTPFKDWGIFCSPATSPSKCRESGCSRELLLAGGATPSKCSLTEGLILDTMDDSLSKILVDLSFGLEDDNLQLADVSLSDIIPQLK
- the foxm1 gene encoding forkhead box protein M1 isoform X1, translated to MRRSPRRPLILKRRKLPFQQNDPPSRSPKEAAKLPSTQPFPDGIRILDHPSLPNTQVVIIPKRADLQSVIKALTLKGKERGAQGRNKFILLGESGALDSGCLYQAKTVDDFTGSAAKQQQSGLNSTHGTASIEIKQFKKEEGGVPFDDSLTSMQWLERSDAFLAGHDATDVNKENQKTLQFSDADAAPEEPECEKPPFSYMTMIQFAINSRRDGRMTLSEIYKWLQDHFLFFRDETRMHGWKNSVRHNLSIHNMFLRKPTPNGKISFWTIRPEANRGLTLNQVYKPGCAPVPTPYARPMPSFPQQQTVDEDRRCQTGVERRMKLLPLPTPSNIVPIQLPVKTFSSSSTAHTPPPYSPPKAKSSRKAPKQVSQSNHGDAPCSKVSGEEEITELLNVAVKRKGPKALAEKPAKVSRRKQHLVHSLHDEPVLIYSERSDFDSGIATSPTLLDEQDADPDPEEHRSPDRHFSYKTPIKISRSRLTSSTPSKPPSGVQAEPWKVTPLGKEGCSVLDFSPIRTPIGPAVTPMHDYTTFSLNSTPFKDWGIFCSPATSPSKCRESGCSRELLLAGGATPSKCSLTEGLILDTMDDSLSKILVDLSFGLEDDNLQLADVSLSDIIPQLK